Genomic window (Vitis riparia cultivar Riparia Gloire de Montpellier isolate 1030 chromosome 4, EGFV_Vit.rip_1.0, whole genome shotgun sequence):
tttattataaactttttattaaatataaaaaatcaaaatatgtaactttttttaaatagaaaaaataacatattgatttttttttacttttaaataattaaaagaaataaaataatagaaaaacaaacaacataatatttaatactattaagtattacagttttgtttaaaattaaataaataaaaaaacatcaccttagtgactcactttttttttatctttttttaaaaaataaaaatcaagtttaaaaacatttttggacattattctttatttttatttttgaaaatttgagttcaaataaggtaaaaaatgaaaaatactaatttgatatttttagaattttcttaCTACAATGTTTTTCAATcaacttaaaaatagaaaaattatctttagaattaattataaaattatattaaaatattttttatattattttaaaataaaacataatcaaacacaaaacaataaaataaaaaaaatgaacgaTATTATATAATAACATATAGtagaatataatatataatatcaataaataacaacaaataaaattgttatatattattattattctctattatatgttatattttatgaGTATTATAAGAGTATTTggtaaatgatttaataatttaatttaaattattaaataaattaaatatttgataaaataatttaatattaaaatttaaagttaaaatgattttaaatattaagttaaataattaaattatttttaatttaaaaaaaaattattagatttttaCTTAGTATCAAGTTTATTGGGTAGATGAGTTAATTTGTTAGAATTATCAAATTCACAcgtttatatttattaattttaactaatattttacctttaatattaaataataaatttattccatatatatttgtattaaatatattccaaattataaaatgtttacCATACAAAAAATGAGTGATGGATATAAGATCATGCATATTATAGTGATTGCTACTACATATTTGAAGTCATCTACTATTTAGaataagtttaatattttatttaatatttaaaattacttttaattttaaattatgatatcaaatcattttatgaaatatgtttaatgtatttaataacttaaattaaattattaagttgttatattaatttatcacacatccttccaaaatctttctttctagtAAACCTAAAAACAAGACGAATAAAATCATATCACTAGgtccaattttatttattttttttttttttttatgtttcattttttaaaaaataattcctaaactATTATAGTGGGagaaataattccaaatctaccGTAGTCTATGccaaatagaaaatagtaaaatattttaaaaaattatactaaaaaattgtctttccaatatatgatttttaaaattgaaaaaatgcaaagagacaatttcttgaaataataaggggaaatcacaaaaaaaaaaaaaaaaagaaattgtctcttcaagatttCTTGTTGTCTTTATCAcacaaattccaaaatttcaacaTGAATATGTTCATTCAAAGTTACAGAATGTGAAGAAAGAAGATCATGATACTACACAATCTCATCAAAAgcatggatgaaaattttggaaaaaaacattgaaatttcGTGTTTCGATGAGAGGTGATACACCGAGGggaataaatattagaaaaaaatcaataaaatatcaatgaatatCGATTAATCGATGAAACTgtaaaaaaatcaccaaaatttacattttatcGCCGATTTTTAGTGAAATTTCGATTAAAAAAAAGGTCGAATTTTTCATTGGGCTAACACGccttaatttaataatatgtgcacttaaataaatatatactaataccatgataaaaaatatttaaataaacaaattaattttaattattttattttaaaatttaatttaattgactactaaaaatataaaaattatggtgataatttttaaaactttttttatattatttatatattaattaaatatataaaaaatataaatattaaaaaaatttatacatatatcatcatttattttatatcatttaatacaatcgAATTAAAtacatcataattttaatattaaacatattataattaaatatcgcAATAGTATTGtggaataatatttgatataatttaataataaatgtacacttataaaattcatatttttttattaatgcatacaatattattattaaatatgataaattatatcatacatataccaaattcttaaaaaaaaaacaaatttaaaatgtatattatatttctaattacatttcaataagatttttcttacatttttatgaattttgattaattttagacttatcgatatattttttttttaaatatccgTGACCGATATATTTGtgattactaatatttttatttaggaGAAGGAAATTCAAGAGTTTTAAAGCACATGAATTCTTCATCCACCACTAGGTTATGTGTCCTATTACATATTTTGCTTCAATATATGTTAAGTACAAGGTTATATAAGTTATATCACTTTATTCACACTTCGTacctttttcacttttcttttcttttttcttgagaaaattgcctctttaaaagatgatttctcacttttttttttttttttgaaagacaatttttttggtatatatatttttaaaataacataaatagacaatttttttggtatatatatttttaaaataacataaatagtcttttaaatagatgatttaaaaaatatatatattttcctccTTCCTACTTAGTAAAACTATActataaatttagaattatttttttcaatataataatttaggaattattttttaaactgaCGTAATCTTGTAAAAAATCCTTCTTTCTACGGTTGGCTGCAATAGATTTTCCTGTCCTGCAACGTTGGACACGACAGTTGAAGGAGCGTCGACTTAGAAGTGATGAGAAGATGGTAAAGATACAAAAGGAATATGCGCCTACTGAAAGGCACCTCGGCCCCACAGCCCCACGGCCCACAGCCCATTCATATTGACTGAACTTTCTAGTGGACCAGTCCAATCAATGGCCTACTTAAAGGCGCCTCCGCCCCACGGCCCAATGGCCCATTCATATTGACTTGGCTTTCAAATATACTATTTAACCGTTGGTTTTCATCTTCCCCGCCCATCTTCCTCCCAACTCATAGAGAAGCGGTAAGGAACTCAACGTCACCAAAATGCGGAAACCACCctttttatttaccaaaattCCATTCCCCGCTCTATTTCTCCTCCTCGTCTtctccttaacctttcaagtaaTTTCCCAAAATCTAGATGCTGAACGATCAATCCTACTAGACGTTAAACAACAACTGGGCAATCCACCGTCACTCCAATCGTGGAATTCCTCATCCTCGCCCTGTGATTGGCCGGAAATTACATGCACCGACAATACCGTCACTAATGTTTCACTCCGTAACAGAATAATCATCAAAAAAATTCCGGCCAGAATTTGTGACCTCAAGAACCTAATCGTACTTGACGTCTCCTACAATTACATTCCAGGCGAGTTCCCGGATATTCTCAATTGCTCTAAGCTCGAATATCTGCTCTTGATGGAAAACTCCTTCGTGGGTCCAATTCCAGCTGATATTGATCGACTTTCACGTCTCCGGTACCTAGACCTCACCGCAAACAACTTCTCTGGAGATATTCCCGCAGCAATTGGGCGGCTACGGGAGCTGTTCTACTTGTTTCTGGTTCAAAATGAGTTCAACGGCACCTGGCCAACGGAGATTGGTAATTTGGCAAATCTTGAACAATTGGCCATGGCCTATAATGACAAATTCCGGCCTTCAGCCCTTCCAAAGGAGTTTGGCGCATTGAAGAAGCTGAAGTATCTGTGGATGAAGGAGGCAAATTTGATGGGCGAAATACCGGAGAGCTTCAACAATCTATCGAGTCTGGAACTCTTGGACCTCTCACTCAACAAATTGGAAGGTACGATCCCGGGAGGCATGCTTACGTTGAAGAATTTGAACTATTTGCATTTATTCATTAATAGATTGTCTGGCCACATTCCTTCATCCATAGAAGCTCTCAACTTGAAAGAAATTGATCTTTCCGGCAACTATTTGACGGGGTCCATACCAGCGGGTTTCGGGAAGCTACAAAATTTGACGGGTTTGAATCTTTTCTGGAATCAGTTGTCAGGAGAGATACCAGCAAATATAAGCCTCATTCCAACACTGGAAACCTTCAGAGTTTTTAGCAATCAATTGAGTGGAGTTTTACCTCCAGCATTTGGCCTTCATTCGGAGCTCAAACTCTTTGAGGTTTCCGAGAATAAACTAAGCGGGGAATTCCCTCAACATTTATGCGCTAGGGGGGCTTTGCTTGGAGTGGTTGCTTCCAACAACAATCTCAGCGGGGAAGTGCCCACGTCCCTCGGGAATTGCACAAGTTTGCTCACCATTCAGCTTTCCAACAATCGTTTTTCAGGCGGGATTCCTTCCGGCATCTGGACATCCCCGGACATGGTATCAGTGATGTTAGATGGAAATTCATTCTCAGGGACACTTCCAAGTAAATTGGCAAGGAATTTGTCTAGAGTGGAGATCACTAACAACAAGTTTTATGGTCCAATTCCTGCTGAAATCTCTTCCTGGATGAACATCTCTGTGCTCAATGCCAGCAACAATACGTTGTCTGGAAAAATTCCAGTGGAATTGACCAGTCTTTGGAACATCACTGTTCTGTTGCTTGATGGGAATCAATTCTCGGGTGAACTTCCATCCCAGATCATCTCATGGAAGTCGCTCACTAATTTGAATCTCTCAAGAAACAAACTTTCTGGCCTAATTCCCAAGGCATTAGGTTCTTTACCTAGCCTTAATTACCTCGACCTATCAGAAAACCAGTTCTCAGGTCAAATTCCTCCTGAACTTGGCCATTTGAACCTTATTATCCTCCATCTTTCGTCCAACCAACTCTCTGGGATGGTCCCCATTGAGTTTCAATATGGAGGATATGAACACAGTTTCTTGAACAATCCCAAGCTGTGTGTCAATGTTGGCACTCTGAAACTCCCTAGATGTGATGCCAAAGCCGTTGACTCCGACAAATTGTTAACCAAATATCTCGTTATGATCTTATTTTTCAATCTATCTGGTTTCCTAGCTGTTGTTTTTTTTACCCTGTTCATGGTTCAAGACTATCACAGGAAGAATCACAGTCAGGAGCATACAGCTTGGAAATTTACTCCATACCATAAACTAGATCTCGATGAATACAACATATTGTCCAGTTTGACAGAAAATAATCTAATCGGATGTGGTGGGTCAGGGAAAGTATACCGAATTGCTAATAACCGTTCTGGTGAACTCTTAGCGGTTAAAATGATTTGTAATAACAGGAGATTGGATCAAAAGCTTCAGAAACAATTCGAAACAGAAGTCGAGATATTGAGCACCATACGCCATGCCAATATAGTGAAGTTGTTGTGCTGCATATCAAATGAAACCTCAAGTCTTCTTGTTTACGAGTACATGGAGAAGCAGAGTTTGGATAGATGGCTTCATGGGAAGAAGCAGAGAACATCGTCCATGACAAGTTCAGTTCATAACTTCGTCTTGGATTGGCCAACAAGGTTGCAGATTGCCATTGGAGTTGCAAAAGGCCTACGCTACATGCATGAACACTGTTCTATCCCAATCATACATGGAGATGTGAAGTCCAGCAACATCTTGCTAGATGCCGAGTTCAACGCGAAAATTGCGGATTTTGAATTGGCTAAGATGTTGGTCAAGCAAGGAGAACCCAACATGATGTCAGGAATTGCAAGCTCTCACGGGTATATTGCCCCTGGTAAGACCATCAAGGCCCTCCTTTCCACATGTTTTCATTTCCATAATTTATCCATAATTTGTATCATACCATTCTTGTATACTTGGATGATAGAATATGCTGCTACAACAAAGGTGAACAAAAGATCGATGTATATAGCTTTGGAGTAGTCTTGCTTGAGCTTGTGACGGGGAGAGAACCCACCAATGAGGACGAGCACATGTGCCTTGCAAAATGGGCATTGGATCAatttaaagaaaggaaaaccaTTGAGGAAGTGGTAGACGAGGAGATCAAGGAACAATGTGATAGAGCACAAGTGGCCACTCTCTTCAAACTAGGCATTAGGTGCACTAACAAACCATCCAATAAGCCCACAATGGAAGaggttttgaaaattcttcaaCAGTGCAATCCTTAAGAGGGCCAtggaagaaataaaaaggaCCATGAAGTTGCACCTCTTCTTCGAAATGACACTTACCCCACCACTTACAAGTTGtgaggatagagcccttaaaaacatgatatgatgtaataaatttggaagtcattatttatttaatgatgctccgatttcacttttatctatctttattccatgtattatactttatgagtattcttgtctgcatcttttgcattgcatgtaacttaggtgcattaagagttgcacagaagatctaggtcatgggttccttacaaatatatgacttgttcacaaccagttcatgggtctaggaagcccattagaggttgtaataAACCACTTCCTAATTGGAAGAATGGCTAGTCTTAgctattgggatgagtttctcatggtaAGTGCATTAgcatgtatggttacacattggacatgacctatggtgaatcatgacttaaggttatcaagCAGTCATGACCTCATCAAACTGCTTCATTGTGtcgtctctcaaccttgagagaatatcgAGC
Coding sequences:
- the LOC117912656 gene encoding receptor-like protein kinase HSL1; the protein is MRKPPFLFTKIPFPALFLLLVFSLTFQVISQNLDAERSILLDVKQQLGNPPSLQSWNSSSSPCDWPEITCTDNTVTNVSLRNRIIIKKIPARICDLKNLIVLDVSYNYIPGEFPDILNCSKLEYLLLMENSFVGPIPADIDRLSRLRYLDLTANNFSGDIPAAIGRLRELFYLFLVQNEFNGTWPTEIGNLANLEQLAMAYNDKFRPSALPKEFGALKKLKYLWMKEANLMGEIPESFNNLSSLELLDLSLNKLEGTIPGGMLTLKNLNYLHLFINRLSGHIPSSIEALNLKEIDLSGNYLTGSIPAGFGKLQNLTGLNLFWNQLSGEIPANISLIPTLETFRVFSNQLSGVLPPAFGLHSELKLFEVSENKLSGEFPQHLCARGALLGVVASNNNLSGEVPTSLGNCTSLLTIQLSNNRFSGGIPSGIWTSPDMVSVMLDGNSFSGTLPSKLARNLSRVEITNNKFYGPIPAEISSWMNISVLNASNNTLSGKIPVELTSLWNITVLLLDGNQFSGELPSQIISWKSLTNLNLSRNKLSGLIPKALGSLPSLNYLDLSENQFSGQIPPELGHLNLIILHLSSNQLSGMVPIEFQYGGYEHSFLNNPKLCVNVGTLKLPRCDAKAVDSDKLLTKYLVMILFFNLSGFLAVVFFTLFMVQDYHRKNHSQEHTAWKFTPYHKLDLDEYNILSSLTENNLIGCGGSGKVYRIANNRSGELLAVKMICNNRRLDQKLQKQFETEVEILSTIRHANIVKLLCCISNETSSLLVYEYMEKQSLDRWLHGKKQRTSSMTSSVHNFVLDWPTRLQIAIGVAKGLRYMHEHCSIPIIHGDVKSSNILLDAEFNAKIADFELAKMLVKQGEPNMMSGIASSHGICCYNKGEQKIDVYSFGVVLLELVTGREPTNEDEHMCLAKWALDQFKERKTIEEVVDEEIKEQCDRAQVATLFKLGIRCTNKPSNKPTMEEVLKILQQCNP